The segment aaaagttataataatttcttacctacaaatataattcttttatataataatatataactattaaatttatttcaataaaaaatgctaaagtattttatttaattatatataactaactgataaaaataaagaaattgataaaacatatatattcttttttctaATTCTAGAATTAGTTacaataaatcattatttgtaatatcatttgtgtttatttggtaatttgtattaattagctctagaattacttttttatttatttttagatctgattaaaataataactaatatatgttaacaaccaatcaaattataactaatttaaaaatttaacctATTAAAGACACATAATCAAAAGTCAATTAAGTTGATTCTCAATAAAAACTAAGGATAAATTTggttaaaataaacataaaaacatgtatTAGGAAAATGGTACTTTAAGCGATTTTCCTCATAATTTGTTCCAAATCACACTTTCtcactcatttttttttttaattagtggttaacataaaattaaatggGTTAAGCTAAAAAGTTCTTCCTTAAATTATATATGACCATCACACTATTTTATCAAACACTAACTCATTCAaccaaatgtttttaattaagacTAATCATAGTTTAcatatcttttaaaattattgtttcaatttatttgaaattaaattaaaacatacctatattaattaaatatgattaactaataagaaaaaaaatatttcaatttttaaataaccaaaTGTAATTATTTTAGGCATATACGCTTAATATTAATGTGAGATAcaatattatatgaaataaaatgtttttatttgtataaactttgttaaaattttattatcgtacattttaaaagtttattgtagcgtaaaaaatacatttcattaatttttaaatattttttttttactttcagtTTACTTTATATTTTCCATCTTTGACTTTAACAATTATACAGatagtcatttttatttaacttccttACTAAATTtatcttaacattttaaaaacatataaaaataattagttcACATTTATAGTAACACAAAAAAGTACATGTACCTCGACagacaaatataaattaaatacataagaatataaaaatggCAAGAACAcaataaacatattttattattgttccCTCTCGTTCTTTTATTTATGTCTGCTTTTTTTCCTATGAAAAATAAGCATGCTAATTTTATTATGATCCAAGctatatgaattatattaatAGAATATTAACTCTAGAAATATTCTGTGAAAAATACTTTGATTAATATAATTAGATGACTTaccatataataaataaatgaattaccaaataatataatttaaatgacttaccatataataatattaatccATCTTGTTATATTAATAGatgaattaaataatttttttcttgattaatATACGTTTAAATAAATTaccatataatttttatgttttaaaatataaaaatatttgaatcatTTCTAAAAGTgataatgcatatatgatatcATATTGTCATTGGAAAATTATTGGaatttttagaattatatatttgattgtttTGCATTCATTTAACACAtttttatacaatatatataatgaatgagtgaatttaattaatattattaagtttagattaattagttttctaaaatctatgatttattttattcaccactaatataaacataataaaaaccGTTTTTATAATGCTTTCTATAGTATCATATGTATATGTATCtcatcaatttatataatgtaatctagatatttaattatttctataaacaaattatgttaaTTCTTCTATATTTAAGATGCTTATTTGTATGTTTAGAAACATGGATTAGATTAGATAATTCTATAAatagtttccttttaaaaactttaattaaataaataaaaaataaaaaaaatcatcaatcaatcaaattataacaattaattGGAAAGTTATtctatgagcgacacgtcagtataaattattaaagtaacttttcaattaatatataggaagacagcttctttttaaaaactttaactaaataaatgaaaaataaaaaatcattaatcaatcaaattataacaattaattagAGAGTTATGAGCATACGTCAGCATAAATCATTAAAGtaatttttcaattaatatataggatgATATTTACTTATTCTCACAGAATGGTTTCGCTCATTTTCTCGCTCGACATTGTAACCTCTCTTTGATTAATCAATAAATATATGTCTGTAAAATAAATCACAATCGAGTTTGATCATCTTAATAAAACCGACCAAGCTCATACTAATATTTAACAAGTGGACTTTATTTTCCTCGTCCACACATTAATGGGCCTTTTCAGCTCATCGGTGTTACAGTCTCTTTTTACCTTTTGTTCATTTTCATTCCTTTTGTAAATGATTTTGACTATTATCCCCTACATATTAGAGGAGaaacaattttaaaacttaCTAGGGGTttgcccgccctacgggcggattAGTTTACACTAAAACTATTatttattaactattttaattttatagtagaaatataaaacattaagagTTAGATTTAGGATTTTGCGTATAGAAACATTTTAAACCTTAAATTTCAAATTCagcatatattaaaaataagattatGTTTGGTAGAGGATACACTAATAAAAAGAGTTGAGTAGTATATTtgaagaaaatataagaaaacatatatatatatatatatatgacgaaTTTATTAAAGTAAAAATCTGTACTGAGAAAAGGAACATGATCAAAATGAAAAAGATGGACCTCTGCGTGAAGAACATtagttttttactttatattagaCTCGTTGTTGTTGTGTAActatataaagtaaaatatgaaaatatgtattagagccttgacaaaaaaaaatatgtattagagaaaaaaaatatgtattagaGGTCACATAAGTTATATAACAACTGTGCTCTAATGGTAGCTGGTTTTCTCTCAAAAACCCAAAAGGTCAAAGATTTGAAGAATGAAGATTAAACAAAACTTACCAAACTTGTAACTGTTGTTACAAATAAAACAGAGACATTTGAAATAGTCCTCACAACTAATGATGATGAGACATtggtttttcttttacattttaaacTTAAACCTTCTAAAGATTCAACTGCCTTCTTGCACCTATGAATCACTGAATCCTGTTTCACTTGCAGCCTTCTCTGTAGTTCAAGATTACAAACATTAGCAGCCACAACGGTAAATGTTCCAAAGACGCTGATGTGGGTATTGTGTATGTGCCTACACATTTCTCATGTTGATGTTTAGGCTATTTCTCATTCATGTCTCTTGACACCAGCATTTCCCTTTTACATCATCGCAACATATTCTCCATACTCAAACATCCATCCTGCATTTTGGGTAACCATAACAGCTCGAAAAGACAAACATCAGTGAAATACATGTCAAGAGGCAAATCTTTAAATTGTCTTTATTGATTTCTTTGATTACATCTTGAAGAAAAACATTGGTCATCCATGTTGAACATTCGAAAAATATGTGCGCCAGATTCAGCTTTCTATGTGCGATCATCAAGAGCCCCTGAAAAAAATTAGCCTCCCAAATCAAATCATGGGATTTTAAGtaacattttttttagtttgtatgCTTAACAAAAAGGCATTTGCGATGTAAAGAAAGCAATACCTTCAACTGTTTTTCCTTGATTGCAGAAAGCATTTCCTCTTCTCTCTTTAGCATTTCCAACAGATCAATAGCCTGCAACAAAGCTTAATCATCAGAAAAAGCTATATCCTGTGATAGAACATACAATTCcaataaatgatttttagaCAAACCTTACAAATGGCCCAATTAATCGTGGAGACACCTGCAAATAAAACATGCATAAAGatcatattagtttttttttaacttcatcATGGAGAAGAAGCCTAAGTCCGATTAGTATCCCATCTTCAAATAAGTAGTTgttgatatatattttcattttaattagcGAATAATGATGaatcaaaaacaaattcttAACAAATACCTACTTAAAAGGTGAATAGTATCAGTATTAATAATATCTGTTTTCTGTATTTGTCAGTACCATCAATTATTCATATCAACAAAACCTAAAGAGCTCCGTATGTAATGTCGATTAGGTGAAGCAAATAGCTATTGATGAATCTGAAAATTTGAAGCGGTTTGGTTCTCGTAACGTCAAACCCactgattaaaaaaacaaaaggtaaGATAAGGAGGACAAacttttcattaatcaagagcATGACCACCGTCTGCCTGCGGAGAACAACCGGACTTCAAATCTGACAGCAGGAGAGGAGATGAGAGGTCAACATTGTTGCAGGTTAATTGAATGGAAGAGATTTGATCACAGCATCCTCATTATTTATAGTGTATATATCTCTGAAGTTTTTTTaggtagaaaaagaaaaaattaaatgtaacGTAGAGGAAGGGGTTGGTATAGAAATTAATGGAGAATCTTAATTATAATCGTTTCATGTTCGAACTTTTCGTGTTGTGGGCAGTCTGTTCGTGGTCTCTGACAAACGGTGGGACTTAGGGTTTAGGCCCATTTTTTACTCTacgatttaaaaaataaacaacaaaagCCCAAACCATATCAATTCGTAATGACGTGGATCAAACCTGCAATCTGATTGGCTAGAATTTCCCATCCGACGTGGACAGGTTAAAAACACTCCATAtcttccttttagtataggatagatCTTACTGGCAAAGAATATGACGTGGTGACGTGGCTTCACGAGAaacttttatttagtaaaacgtTTAGGTATCACGCAGAGAATGTTTTTCACCAAAATTATGAATTTAATACGTTCACACTAACATTCCTTAAAAAGAATTTCATACCATCTATATTTTCtcaacaaacacttttacgtgATAAACCTTCAGGTTCAAATTCGATTAGTTGGTTTATCAATCCTTTCAATATAATCAtagcataaataaaaatttattattcttCTATACGTTTATGTTAAAAACGGCAACTCATATGATCTATCACCATTAACTCGACAAATCCGTAGAGACGACAAAGCGATGAACTTTAGTACGATGCCAAGTGTTAATGAAAGAACCTTTTTCTCCATACTTGCTTTTATACATTTAAGCAGATCACTCACGTTCTTCAGAACCGCTTCTCATTGCTGAAAGAGAACgttgaaaatatatttctagATAAATGTGTTGTACTCGGTTTTGTTACTGCTCGATGAGGTGATCTCTATTTCGAGGAGACTGAATCACTGTAAATCGTCTCGGCTTAGTGTATTAGTCTTCTCGAGCAAGCAATATAAGCATGTGAGTGTCACCACCTTCGCCGCATGAGATCTCTTCGTTAGACGACCTTGAAGATGAGAATAAATTTCCAGGAACGAACCACCAGCAAGTCACGTGTTGGAACAACTTTTACAATTTAGAGGATCAAATaagcttcaattttttttattacgcAACTACATTTTCTGAATTTAAAGGAGCTATACTTTTTTTCACACAGTTATTGTTTTGCTTATAATATTTTACcgattttatttgttaaaccCCTAAGTCCATAACTACTACAACGTGATAggcaaaaatataaaaaaaaatattttccaaagCTTCTTCCAAACTTGCAAACaccatatattaaattttaataatagtGAACCCATTATAAAAAGTCTCTGGCTTTGCTCCTGATAACTATCATACATTCAGTTATATCTAACTATCGCTTAAAATATACCTTAtgttatacataatcataatatataatttcaacactaatataaacattttattcCGCGCAAAGTGCGGGTTACTATCTAGTTAACGGGAAAACGGAAAATTCATGCTAGCACTGTGGGTTGGTGAGAAATTTCATACCCGTATATTGGAGACGAGCTTAAAACATTCCTCCACTTGAACAAAATTTGAATTAAATGCCTAAACTATATAAGCCGTTGATGATATATGCCTTGAAAGGTAAGACCATTTGAAATTGATGATTGATTGCCTCAGGGTTAGTTAGATGCAGCCAACGATTTTTTCCCTCTGGCCTATGCGGTGACAAAGAAGTCTCCTCAGATAGTTAGCGTTGGTTTCTCACTAACATCAGAGAGACTGTTTTGAGTATTGTTCTAATTTTAGCCGTGTCTCTCTTGTTTGCGGCGATATGTACACCAAACCTGTCACGGACAAGCTCGAAGAGTTCAGGACGTCTTCTCAGTGCCGTCCCTAAAATTTATGTGGCTTAAAGCATTTTAGTTAAATGTGGccttatattttaaatatttaactatatatttttgtttatagtgtttaattaatttaatacatttttGTAAGCAaacaacaatataaaatatgtgaATCATCCCTAAAAAGATGTTTATGTTACTTATA is part of the Brassica rapa cultivar Chiifu-401-42 chromosome A09, CAAS_Brap_v3.01, whole genome shotgun sequence genome and harbors:
- the LOC103839626 gene encoding uncharacterized protein LOC103839626 isoform X2 produces the protein MKSVSTINWAICKAIDLLEMLKREEEMLSAIKEKQLKGLLMIAHRKLNLAHIFFECSTWMTNVFLQDDGCLSMENMLR
- the LOC103839626 gene encoding uncharacterized protein LOC103839626 isoform X1, producing the protein MKSVSTINWAICKAIDLLEMLKREEEMLSAIKEKQLKGLLMIAHRKLNLAHIFFECSTWMTNVFLQDVIKEINKDNLKICLLTCISLMFVFSSCYGYPKCRMDV